A window of Chitinophaga sp. MM2321 contains these coding sequences:
- a CDS encoding RagB/SusD family nutrient uptake outer membrane protein: MRNTSLIFSIATWMLIFTSCNKALDLRPQGSIDKVALSDANGIDLIVTNAYASLTQSLRGGTPANWSFGSIYGGDANKGSTPGDGPAAMIQIEFYNILSNNEWCLEKWNFNYQLIKNANHAMNFVNSAGDNVNADLKKKRKGELLFLRALGYFELRRFFKMVPYVDDVLEATDNNPKVKNDTDIYPKIEADLVEAIGLLPEVQDNVGRVNKWAAQALLCKVYMYENKFSAAAPLLKGIIDLGMNSRGVKYQLTPKYSDNFNIATENNSETVFAIQHSTDDPAGGNADPGMIGNQPYGSAGVIAGWGLFQPSFSLVNSFQVDAAGLPKLDGSYMNSVIPGCNVAGANGVTDIADKTMPVDPRLDHTVGRRGVPYYDWGMMKEDWVRDAANGGFFLPKKNVWRKTDVYYTSKLSALNTNLIRFADVLLWYAEALAETDKPADGRMYVNIVRARAANDLVMLNGQPAANYKVSEYPASYFDSKEKALKAIRFERKLEFGMEGTRFFDLQRWGYAVAKEELGYYILKEKEHLSKFAAVPAFSEYKMVFPIPETQILSMGNAEDGQPYLKQNPGY; encoded by the coding sequence ATGAGAAATACATCATTGATTTTTTCGATCGCCACATGGATGCTAATCTTTACTTCATGTAATAAGGCGCTGGATTTACGGCCGCAAGGGAGTATTGATAAAGTAGCATTGTCTGATGCAAATGGTATTGACCTGATAGTGACCAATGCTTATGCTTCTTTAACCCAGAGCCTGAGAGGAGGTACACCTGCTAACTGGTCTTTTGGTTCCATTTATGGTGGAGATGCCAATAAAGGATCCACCCCCGGTGATGGACCTGCCGCAATGATCCAGATTGAATTCTATAATATCCTTTCAAATAATGAATGGTGTCTTGAAAAGTGGAACTTCAATTATCAGCTGATTAAAAACGCCAATCACGCGATGAATTTTGTTAATTCCGCAGGCGATAATGTGAATGCCGATTTAAAAAAGAAAAGAAAGGGAGAATTATTATTTTTACGTGCTTTGGGATATTTTGAATTACGCCGGTTCTTCAAAATGGTGCCTTATGTTGACGATGTGCTGGAAGCTACTGACAATAATCCCAAGGTAAAGAATGATACAGACATCTATCCGAAGATAGAAGCGGACCTGGTGGAGGCTATAGGGCTGCTGCCGGAAGTGCAGGATAATGTTGGCCGTGTCAACAAGTGGGCTGCGCAGGCGCTTTTATGCAAGGTGTATATGTATGAAAACAAGTTCTCTGCCGCAGCACCGTTGTTAAAGGGAATAATAGATCTCGGCATGAATTCCAGGGGGGTGAAGTATCAGTTAACACCAAAGTATAGCGACAACTTCAATATCGCTACGGAGAATAACAGTGAAACCGTATTTGCTATCCAGCATTCAACCGATGATCCGGCTGGTGGTAATGCAGATCCGGGAATGATTGGCAATCAGCCTTATGGCTCTGCAGGTGTTATTGCCGGCTGGGGTTTATTCCAACCCTCTTTCTCACTGGTTAATTCATTCCAGGTGGATGCAGCCGGATTGCCAAAACTGGATGGCTCTTATATGAACAGCGTCATCCCGGGCTGCAACGTTGCGGGGGCGAATGGTGTTACTGATATAGCAGACAAAACGATGCCGGTTGATCCCCGTCTGGATCATACTGTTGGTCGCCGGGGTGTACCCTATTATGATTGGGGCATGATGAAAGAAGATTGGGTAAGGGATGCGGCGAACGGAGGTTTTTTTCTGCCAAAGAAAAATGTATGGAGAAAAACGGATGTTTATTATACCAGCAAACTTTCGGCGCTGAATACAAATCTGATCCGTTTCGCAGATGTGTTGTTGTGGTATGCGGAGGCATTAGCTGAAACAGATAAGCCCGCAGATGGGCGTATGTATGTGAATATAGTGAGGGCGCGTGCTGCCAATGACCTGGTGATGTTAAACGGACAGCCCGCAGCTAATTACAAAGTGAGTGAGTACCCTGCCAGCTATTTCGACAGCAAGGAAAAAGCACTGAAAGCAATACGCTTCGAACGTAAACTGGAGTTTGGTATGGAAGGAACACGTTTCTTTGATTTACAACGTTGGGGCTATGCCGTAGCCAAGGAAGAACTGGGCTACTATATATTGAAAGAAAAGGAGCATCTCAGCAAGTTTGCCGCGGTACCTGCCTTCTCTGAATACAAAATGGTTTTCCCTATTCCTGAAACACAAATATTAAGTATGGGCAATGCCGAAGACGGACAACCCTATTTAAAACAGAATCCCGGATATTGA
- a CDS encoding gluconate 2-dehydrogenase subunit 3 family protein yields MERRAAIRNLLIISGGITLLPSCLGTQKKQVSAGFSNLDISADQEKLLAEIAETIIPATDTPGAKALGVHLFVLKMLNDCYEKDQQEAFIKGLKQLEKITKKQYGDSFMACDKVDREAVLKNIETTMKDAGDVSTFYKIMKQKTIQGYLNSKYVMTNLVIYELVPGRYDGYFPVKNT; encoded by the coding sequence ATGGAAAGGCGTGCAGCTATAAGAAACCTATTAATTATATCAGGAGGAATAACATTGTTGCCCTCCTGCCTGGGAACGCAGAAAAAGCAGGTTTCTGCCGGATTCAGTAATCTGGATATAAGTGCCGATCAGGAAAAACTGTTGGCTGAAATTGCTGAAACCATTATTCCCGCTACGGATACACCCGGAGCAAAAGCATTGGGTGTGCATCTTTTCGTATTAAAAATGCTGAACGACTGTTATGAGAAAGATCAGCAGGAAGCTTTTATAAAAGGGCTGAAACAGTTGGAGAAAATTACAAAAAAGCAATATGGTGATTCTTTTATGGCTTGTGACAAGGTCGATAGAGAAGCAGTGCTTAAAAACATTGAAACCACTATGAAAGATGCCGGTGATGTTTCTACCTTCTATAAGATCATGAAGCAAAAGACCATCCAGGGATATTTAAACTCAAAATATGTGATGACAAATCTGGTGATCTATGAAT